ATGGATTCTTTCAAATAATTCTTTCTGAAGCTCGGCTCTCCTTGCAACCATGATCTGCTTTCTGTCGCCGATGATTCTTCTTCTCTTAGGATTGAATTCGGTAATAATGAACTCAATCTCCTTATCTGCATATCTGGATAAATCCTTCTCATAAGTATCAGAAACCAGACTTGCAGGAATGAAGACTCTTGCTCCCTCTACAACCACACTTAAACCACCGTCAAGTACCTGCGCAACTTTTGCAATAAGTACCTCGTGGTTTTCAAATGCTTCTTCTAATCTCTTATTGCCTCTGTCTGCTGCCAGTCTCTTATAAGACAGGGCTACCTGGCCTTCGCCATCGTTTACCTTGATGACTTTGGCTTCCATCTCTTCTCCAACCTGTACAACAGTTGTAAGATCTAAATTCTGGTCATCCGTGTACTCACTACGCGGAATGATGCCGTCGGACTTGTAACCTATATTCAAGACGATTTCATCTTCCTTTACGTCGATGACTTTACCAGTGACGATCTCTCCTGTACGTATAGTTTTCAATGATTCTTCTAACATTTGTTCAAAACTTAATTCTGACATTAGTATGAACCTCCTCGATAATATAATTCGGGGTTGAAGCCCCGGCTGTAATACCTACGCTGCGCACAGAATTTCCACAATCAGGATCTAAATCACCTAGTGTCTGGATATAGTAAGTATTCTTACATTCCCTTCGGCATATGTCGTACAGCTTCTGGGTATTGGAACTACTTTTTCCGCCTATAACAATCATGGCATCCACTTCTGAAGCTATCCGCTTTGCTTCCACCTGTCTTTCCTGTGTTGCATTGCAAATCGTATTTAAAACAAGTATATCATACCGCGTTTCAGAAATTTTTTCAACTAAATCTTGAAATTTATTGTAATTAAATGTCGTCTGTGATACAATACACAGCTTTTCCCCTTCTGATAGAGGTAATCCTTCCACTTGCTCGGGTGTTTCCACCACTAAAGTATTGTCATTTCCCCAGCCTTTAATACCTTCTACCTCCGGATGGTTTTCATTGCCGATGATAATAAGCCGTCTGCCCGCCTGATTCTGCTCCTGGGCGATCCTGTGGATCTTCTTCACATAAGGACAGGTGGCGTCTACGATCTCGATCCCGTTTCGTTCCATGATCTCATAAATATGCTTCCCTACTCCATGGGATCTTATGACAACGACTCCATCCCTGATCGTCTCAAGCTCCTCCTCCGAATGAATGACCTTTACTCCCTTTTCCTCCAGATCACGTACCACTTCCTCGTTATGGATAATGGGGCCATAGGTATAGATGGGCTTGTCATCTCTTTTCAGCTGTTCATAAACCTGTTCCACAGCCCGCTTTACTCCAAAGCAGAACCCGGCGGTTTTGGCAACAATCACTTCCATAGGCTGCCTCCTTCCATTTTTCTCTCATGAAAAAGTTCAAGGATCCGGTCCACCACTTCAGGAACAGTCATGTCAGAAGAATCTACAAGGACCGCATCCTCAGCCTGCTTAAGGGGAGAATTTTCCCGGTTCATATCCCGGTAATCCCGTTCAATGATATCCTTTTCAATGTCCTCCAGGCTGCATTCCTCTCCCTTTGCCCTAAACTCCCCATACCGCCTTTTTGCCCGGACCAGGCTGCTGGCCGTTAAATATATCTTTAGATCAGCATTCGGAAGCACGCAGGTTCCGATATCCCGGCCATCCATGATGACATTTTCTTTTAAGGCCAGATTCTTTTGAAGCTCCACCAGCTTATTTCGCACCGGCATATAGACGGAAACCGAAGAAGCCATGGCGCTGACCTCTTCTGTACGGATCAGTCCTGAAACATTTTCCCCGTTTAAAATCACCTGCTGCACTCCATTTTCGTAGGAAATGGTGACATTCACTTCTTTGGCAGACCGGGAAATCCCTTCCTCATCGCCTGCCGGTATCTCATTTCTTAAAAAATGCAGTGCCATGGCACGGTACATGGCTCCCGTGTCCACATAAACGAAGTTGAGTTTTTCTGCAACAGACCTGGCAATGGTGCTTTTTCCTGCCCCGGCCGGTCCGTCGATCGCT
The nucleotide sequence above comes from Lacrimispora sp. BS-2. Encoded proteins:
- the rpsA gene encoding 30S ribosomal protein S1 — encoded protein: MSELSFEQMLEESLKTIRTGEIVTGKVIDVKEDEIVLNIGYKSDGIIPRSEYTDDQNLDLTTVVQVGEEMEAKVIKVNDGEGQVALSYKRLAADRGNKRLEEAFENHEVLIAKVAQVLDGGLSVVVEGARVFIPASLVSDTYEKDLSRYADKEIEFIITEFNPKRRRIIGDRKQIMVARRAELQKELFERIHAGDVVEGTIKNVTDFGAFIDLGGADGLLHISEMSWGRVESPKKAFKAGEKIKVLIKDINGDKIALSLKFPETNPWKDASSKYAVGNVVSGRVARMTDFGAFVELEPGVDALLHVSQISKEHVDKPADVLAIGQEIEARVVDFNEGEKKISLSIKALQSQDESLSEDGTVYSDEV
- the ispH gene encoding 4-hydroxy-3-methylbut-2-enyl diphosphate reductase yields the protein MEVIVAKTAGFCFGVKRAVEQVYEQLKRDDKPIYTYGPIIHNEEVVRDLEEKGVKVIHSEEELETIRDGVVVIRSHGVGKHIYEIMERNGIEIVDATCPYVKKIHRIAQEQNQAGRRLIIIGNENHPEVEGIKGWGNDNTLVVETPEQVEGLPLSEGEKLCIVSQTTFNYNKFQDLVEKISETRYDILVLNTICNATQERQVEAKRIASEVDAMIVIGGKSSSNTQKLYDICRRECKNTYYIQTLGDLDPDCGNSVRSVGITAGASTPNYIIEEVHTNVRIKF
- the cmk gene encoding (d)CMP kinase, with the protein product MKKVYNIAIDGPAGAGKSTIARSVAEKLNFVYVDTGAMYRAMALHFLRNEIPAGDEEGISRSAKEVNVTISYENGVQQVILNGENVSGLIRTEEVSAMASSVSVYMPVRNKLVELQKNLALKENVIMDGRDIGTCVLPNADLKIYLTASSLVRAKRRYGEFRAKGEECSLEDIEKDIIERDYRDMNRENSPLKQAEDAVLVDSSDMTVPEVVDRILELFHERKMEGGSLWK